One window of Pelmatolapia mariae isolate MD_Pm_ZW linkage group LG18, Pm_UMD_F_2, whole genome shotgun sequence genomic DNA carries:
- the dnaaf6 gene encoding protein PIH1D3 has translation MDCLGVSSAQSLQALSALLSSQQDEEEEDEECKDVKAYARLGPGHIGPPPKNEKQVSTAYTKKNSKDIWCEEEVAEGSQYDDLTDPRPQPEYEIILKQSVGTEDLFLGLSRKDPSSMCCEAMLVKIKLPDTKATDVVLDVKEKFLDLRTPKYKLGLHLPNPVHKNESKAQFFSEREELEVTLLMKRPMDFINMQ, from the exons atggATTGTCTTGGGGTATCTTCCGCACAGAGCCTCCAGGCTCTGTCTGCCTTGTTGTCCAGTCAGCAGGAcgaagaagaggaagatgaggagtGTAAA GATGTGAAAGCATATGCACGCTTGGGTCCCGGACATATTGGCCCACCACCCAAAAACGAAAAACAAG TGTCAACCGCATACACGAAGAAGAACAGCAAAGATATCTGGTGTGAAGAAGAAGTGGCCGAAGGCTCACAGTATGATGATCTCACTGACCCAAGGCCACAACCTGA GTATGAAATAATCCTGAAGCAGAGTGTAGGAACAGAGGATCTCTTCTTGGGATTAAGCAGAAAGGATCCATCCTCCATGTGTTGTGAAGCCATGCTG GTTAAAATCAAACTACCAGACACTAAAGCAACAGATGTGGTGCTGGATGTGAAAGAAAAGTTCCTTGATCTACGGACGCCGAAATA CAAACTGGGGCTCCATCTCCCCAATCCGGTCCACAAAAATGAGAGCAAGGCCCAGTTCTTCAGTGAGAGGGAGGAACTGGAGGTGACTCTACTAATGAAGCGTCCTATGGACTTCATCAATATGCAATGA
- the LOC134617352 gene encoding MICOS complex subunit MIC26-like: MLKVTGSAMPGALRFSPFTVFAATGDGEKEPAVAAAPLNVDELSLYTAPPEKFQNVEPKAGQLEERVATLRKLAEPYTAWCQVTYEKIKPKVQGVFQFGNDAYAYVKNPPKDFYPRAGVIGFTGVLGLVLARGSRIKKLIYPTTLMTLSASLYYPEQAAAIAKSTGDSVYDLAVQSYAAAEKILNPQSKAEKVNKPEKSSDSETKQ; the protein is encoded by the coding sequence ATGTTGAAGGTGACAGGTAGTGCCATGCCGGGAGCCCtgcgattttcaccgttcaccGTGTTTGCTGCTACCGGTGACGGCGAGAAGGAACCAGCGGTGGCGGCGGCTCCGTTAAACGTGGACGAACTGTCTCTGTACACCGCTCCCCCGGAGAAGTTTCAGAACGTGGAGCCTAAAGCGGGGCAGCTAGAGGAGCGAGTCGCCACCCTCAGGAAGTTAGCGGAGCCGTACACTGCTTGGTGTCAGGTCACCTATGAGAAAATTAAACCCAAAGTTCAGGGGGTCTTCCAGTTTGGGAACGACGCATACGCCTATGTGAAGAACCCCCCGAAGGACTTCTACCCCCGGGCGGGAGTCATCGGCTTTACCGGAGTCCTCGGGCTGGTTCTTGCCAGAGGCTCCAGGATTAAGAAACTCATCTACCCGACCACTCTCATGACCCTGAGCGCCTCTCTCTACTACCCGGAGCAAGCAGCGGCCATCGCAAAGTCAACCGGAGACTCAGTGTACGACTTGGCCGTGCAGAGCTACGCAGCGGCGGAGAAGATCCTAAACCCCCAGAGCAAAGCTGAGAAGGTCAATAAACCCGAAAAGAGCAGCGACTCCGAGACCAAACAGTGA
- the eif3f gene encoding eukaryotic translation initiation factor 3 subunit F encodes MSVFGPVVKIHPVVLASICDSYERRNEGASRVIGTLLGTIDKHSIEVTNCFSVPHNESEDEVAVDMEFAKNMYELHKRVSPTEVIIGWYATGFDITEHSVLIHEYYSREASNPIHLTVDTALQSGKMNIRAYVSAQMGVPGKTVGVMFTPLTVKYVYYDTERIGVDLLQRTRLTPSRTKGLTSDLSQVGGAAARVQDMLTTVLAYIEDVLSGKVTADNSVGRFLMDLVNKVPTISPEDFENMLNSNINDLLMVTYLSNLTQAQIALNEKLVLL; translated from the exons ATGTCGGTGTTCGGGCCAGTTGTGAAAATTCATCCCGTCGTTCTCGCTTCTATCTGCGACTCTTACGAGCGAAGAAATGAGGGAGCGAGTCGTGTGATTGGAACCCTTTTGG GTACTATTGACAAGCACTCTATCGAGGTGACCAACTGCTTCTCTGTCCCCCACAATGAGTCTGAAGATGAG GTTGCTGTGGACATGGAGTTTGCCAAGAACATGTATGAGCTTCACAAGAGGGTTTCACCCACAGAGGTCATCATCGGATG GTATGCCACAGGCTTTGATATCACAGAACATTCAGTGCTCATCCACGAGTACTACAGCCGTGAGGCCTCTAATCCCATTCACCTGACCGTGGACACGGCACTGCAGAGTGGCAAAATGAACATCCGCGCCTACGTCAG TGCGCAGATGGGTGTGCCAGGAAAGACAGTTGGTGTGATGTTCACCCCACTGACTGTCAAGTATGTGTACTATGACACTGAGAGGATAGGCG TGGACCTGCTACAGCGAACACGTCTGACCCCCAGTCGTACCAAGgggctgacctctgacctgtctcAGGTTGGTGGTGCTGCAGCCAGGGTACAGGACATGTTGACCACAGTGCTGGCATACATTGAGGATGTGCTG TCTGGCAAGGTGACAGCAGACAACAGCGTGGGCCGTTTCCTGATGGATCTGGTCAACAAAGTGCCCACTATCTCACCTGAGGACTTTGAGAACATGCTCAATTCCAACATCAAT GACCTGTTGATGGTGACCTACCTGTCCAACCTCACCCAAGCACAGATTGCTCTCAATGAGAAGCTGGTGCTGCTCTGA